Proteins co-encoded in one Desulfitobacterium hafniense DCB-2 genomic window:
- a CDS encoding MerR family transcriptional regulator, translated as MKEQYYSIGQVAKLSNISIPTLRYYDQIDLYKPAHVDTLTSYRYYKESQLYILDMIKSLKYIGTPLTDIKTVLNYTPAELFCFLEHQEDVIEGKIQGLQEIHKNLQQTKKQLQQQMKTALATDVFEKTEDLQIFTLPVENYAPQSIPNDCYGELIKLVEAEGSRISSHYGCIYPLLDYNSMDEVRCTHIFTPLMTDRLNSHPAYRRNIRLISESRFIGIAFQYHPDRYIEHYQRLYHYIRSKELPVADHVYDLFTPTRYSQHKEEEFMVELKVQLL; from the coding sequence ATGAAAGAGCAGTATTATTCCATTGGTCAAGTAGCCAAACTCTCGAATATTTCGATCCCAACCTTGCGCTATTATGATCAGATTGATTTATACAAACCGGCTCATGTGGACACATTGACTAGTTACCGTTATTACAAGGAATCTCAATTGTATATATTGGATATGATTAAATCCCTTAAATACATCGGCACCCCACTGACAGACATAAAAACCGTTTTGAATTATACTCCGGCTGAGCTCTTTTGCTTCCTTGAGCATCAGGAGGATGTTATCGAGGGCAAAATACAAGGGCTGCAGGAAATCCATAAGAATCTGCAGCAAACGAAGAAGCAGCTCCAACAGCAAATGAAGACGGCCTTGGCTACGGATGTTTTTGAGAAAACCGAAGATCTGCAGATATTCACATTGCCTGTCGAAAATTATGCTCCCCAATCTATTCCTAATGATTGTTACGGTGAACTGATTAAGTTGGTGGAAGCGGAAGGCAGTAGAATAAGCAGCCATTACGGCTGCATATACCCTCTTCTCGACTATAATTCGATGGATGAAGTTCGATGTACTCATATATTCACCCCATTAATGACCGATCGGTTGAACAGTCATCCTGCCTATAGGAGGAATATCCGCCTGATTTCGGAAAGCCGCTTTATAGGCATTGCTTTTCAGTATCATCCTGATCGGTATATAGAGCATTATCAGCGGCTATACCATTATATTCGCAGTAAGGAACTTCCTGTAGCCGATCATGTTTATGATCTGTTCACGCCAACAAGGTACTCTCAGCACAAGGAAGAAGAATTCATGGTTGAATTAAAGGTACAATTGCTTTAA
- a CDS encoding DUF3656 domain-containing U32 family peptidase, with product MSHIKDAELSSMELLAPAGSYESFKAAVENGADAVYLGGKSFNARASAANFGLDELRQVVQYAHERETKVYVTVNILIADQEFPELYDYIYSLYEIGVDALILQDIGVGSMIRSVLPEMERHASTQMTINTTWGVRHVERLGFQRVVLAREVSVEQMKTISAKTALEIEVFVHGALCICYSGQCLMSSYIGGRSGNRGRCAQPCRLTYQLMNEERKDLLAEANLGNHLLSPRDLNFVEEIHTLKECGVYSLKVEGRMKRPEYVATVTRIYRRALDHVLSQENGVNAGSAVTGEEKTELLQIFNRDFSRAYFHSHPGAELMSYARPNNRGIRLGRIVQNRGNQLEIKLEAYLRPGDGIEVWTSRGREGITVQKVWQGKRESEEGKPGDIVQIEFAGKSHPGDRVFKTHDEQLMEKARQSFQEGKERRKRPLKMRLSGSIGELMALEAWDQDKHVRVDSATPAQQAMKRPLTQEYAFQQLNRLGTTPFWLEELDLEVEEGLMLPVSELNEMRRLVVEGLLHKSFQQEKVTRGEYKQRLKEWQNRLKLEQEEQVQQAQQHKEPLPGSHSKAASLAARRLTVAVSDLEGVKAALKAGARRIALGGERWRSRKGMSWEDIRAGVRLCKEQGANCLLRLPRILNEEQSAWWYEALLKVKAWEDRPWIMVANLGELEMVKDIDPDWPFEVDYPVNIFNEAAVAHLFRLGAQGVTLSTELEHSQIEPLARWPKTEVFAFGELEMMVSEYCPVGATLGGKKGTKCTAPCVKEPHYLRDRLNYDFPIETDLDCRMHLYNVKRLNLYKELGSIAKMGVQRIRLQLDRANPVQIRDTVRVFLEGWERALAGERISEEQAEKVNGYLAERFPEGFTKGHYFRGVL from the coding sequence ATGTCACACATTAAGGATGCGGAGTTATCTTCTATGGAGCTCTTAGCTCCGGCGGGGAGTTATGAGTCTTTTAAAGCTGCTGTAGAGAATGGGGCCGATGCGGTGTATCTGGGGGGAAAGAGCTTTAATGCCCGGGCCAGTGCCGCTAATTTTGGCCTGGATGAGTTGCGGCAGGTGGTGCAGTATGCCCATGAGCGGGAGACGAAGGTTTATGTGACGGTGAATATTTTGATTGCCGATCAGGAGTTTCCTGAGCTTTACGATTATATTTACAGCTTATACGAGATTGGGGTGGATGCCCTGATCCTTCAGGATATTGGCGTAGGGTCAATGATCCGGAGCGTTTTGCCGGAGATGGAGCGCCATGCCAGTACCCAGATGACCATCAATACAACCTGGGGTGTTCGTCATGTAGAAAGACTGGGCTTTCAACGAGTGGTCCTGGCCCGGGAAGTGTCGGTTGAGCAGATGAAAACCATTTCTGCCAAAACAGCTCTGGAGATAGAGGTGTTTGTCCATGGGGCCTTGTGTATTTGCTACTCGGGGCAATGCTTGATGTCCAGTTATATCGGGGGCCGAAGCGGCAACCGGGGAAGATGCGCTCAACCTTGCCGGCTGACCTACCAACTGATGAATGAAGAGAGAAAAGATCTGCTGGCTGAGGCTAACCTAGGCAATCACCTCCTAAGTCCGCGGGATTTGAACTTTGTGGAGGAGATTCATACTTTAAAAGAGTGTGGGGTCTACTCCTTGAAAGTGGAAGGACGGATGAAAAGGCCGGAGTATGTGGCTACGGTCACTCGTATTTATCGTCGTGCTCTGGATCACGTGCTTTCCCAAGAAAATGGCGTAAACGCTGGGTCAGCGGTGACAGGGGAAGAAAAGACCGAACTTTTACAGATTTTTAACCGGGATTTTTCTCGGGCTTATTTCCATAGTCACCCTGGAGCGGAGTTGATGAGCTATGCCCGCCCCAACAATAGAGGGATTCGTCTGGGCAGGATTGTTCAGAATAGGGGCAATCAGCTGGAGATTAAACTGGAGGCGTATCTCAGACCCGGTGATGGAATTGAGGTCTGGACAAGCCGGGGCCGGGAAGGGATCACGGTCCAGAAGGTTTGGCAAGGCAAGAGGGAGAGCGAGGAAGGGAAGCCGGGAGATATCGTTCAGATCGAGTTTGCGGGCAAATCCCACCCCGGAGATCGGGTATTTAAAACTCATGATGAGCAATTGATGGAAAAAGCCCGCCAGAGTTTCCAGGAGGGTAAGGAGCGGCGCAAGCGCCCTTTGAAAATGCGCCTATCCGGCTCCATCGGAGAGCTTATGGCCTTAGAGGCTTGGGATCAGGACAAACATGTCCGGGTAGATTCAGCTACCCCGGCTCAGCAGGCTATGAAGCGCCCCTTAACTCAGGAGTACGCCTTCCAACAGCTAAATCGTCTGGGTACAACACCTTTTTGGTTGGAAGAGTTGGACCTGGAGGTGGAGGAAGGACTTATGCTTCCGGTCAGTGAACTCAATGAGATGAGAAGGCTTGTAGTTGAAGGCTTGCTCCATAAGTCTTTCCAGCAAGAAAAAGTTACCAGAGGGGAATATAAGCAGCGCCTGAAGGAATGGCAAAATCGCCTTAAGCTTGAGCAAGAGGAGCAGGTTCAGCAAGCTCAGCAACATAAAGAGCCGCTGCCCGGAAGTCATAGCAAAGCTGCTTCTTTAGCAGCAAGGCGCTTGACTGTTGCCGTCAGCGATCTGGAGGGAGTAAAGGCGGCTTTAAAGGCTGGGGCAAGGCGAATTGCTCTGGGTGGGGAGCGTTGGCGTTCCCGCAAGGGGATGAGTTGGGAGGACATCCGGGCCGGTGTAAGGCTTTGCAAAGAACAGGGAGCAAACTGCCTTTTGCGCCTGCCGCGGATTTTAAACGAAGAGCAAAGTGCTTGGTGGTATGAGGCTTTGCTTAAGGTAAAGGCCTGGGAGGATCGTCCCTGGATCATGGTCGCGAACTTGGGAGAGCTGGAAATGGTGAAGGATATCGATCCGGACTGGCCTTTTGAGGTGGATTACCCTGTCAACATCTTTAATGAGGCCGCGGTGGCCCATCTATTCCGTTTAGGGGCCCAAGGGGTGACCCTGTCTACAGAGCTTGAACATAGCCAGATTGAGCCTCTGGCCCGTTGGCCCAAGACAGAAGTCTTTGCCTTTGGGGAGCTGGAGATGATGGTCAGTGAGTATTGCCCTGTAGGTGCCACATTGGGAGGCAAAAAAGGAACAAAATGTACGGCGCCCTGTGTGAAGGAACCCCATTATTTGAGAGATCGGCTCAACTATGACTTCCCCATCGAAACAGATTTGGATTGTCGGATGCATCTTTATAATGTGAAGCGCTTGAATCTTTACAAGGAATTGGGGAGCATTGCCAAAATGGGTGTTCAACGGATTCGTTTGCAGCTGGATCGGGCCAATCCTGTCCAGATTCGCGATACGGTACGAGTCTTTCTTGAAGGTTGGGAGAGGGCACTTGCAGGGGAGCGCATCTCAGAGGAGCAGGCCGAAAAGGTCAATGGATACTTGGCAGAGCGTTTCCCGGAAGGGTTTACCAAAGGACATTATTTTAGAGGAGTGCTTTAA
- the norA gene encoding multidrug efflux MFS transporter NorA — MNEQKTVLALLLMNIFIAFLGIGLVIPVLPTLMRELGVNGTVVGYLTAAFAIAQLICSPFAGKAADKIGRKKVLVTGLFLFGFSEVLFGLGQEIEVLFLARILGGVSSALIMPAVTAFIADITTLETRPKALGYMSAAINTGFIIGPGIGGFLADFGTRTPFFFAGALGAVAAILSIIFLKEPDRSNEAAEEEVPKLKTSIKRMLAPMYFIAFALILIASFGLSAFESFFALFVDGKFFFTPKEIAFVITAGALLGALIQVLLFERLARRWGEIKLIRYSLILSGILIFLLTAVHSYVWILVVTTLAFIGFDLFRPAVTSYLSKIAGNEQGFVGGMNSMFTSLGNIFGPIIGGMLFDVDIDYPFYFSVAVMILGVIITLFWKEPSRILQQ, encoded by the coding sequence ATGAATGAGCAGAAGACCGTTTTAGCATTATTGCTTATGAATATCTTTATTGCCTTTTTAGGGATCGGCCTTGTTATCCCTGTCCTGCCGACGCTGATGAGAGAATTAGGGGTGAACGGCACGGTAGTGGGCTATTTGACTGCTGCTTTTGCCATAGCCCAGCTTATCTGTTCACCTTTTGCCGGTAAAGCGGCGGATAAAATAGGCCGGAAAAAGGTTCTGGTGACAGGGTTGTTTCTTTTTGGATTCTCTGAAGTGCTTTTTGGTTTAGGACAAGAAATCGAAGTTCTGTTCCTGGCCCGGATCTTGGGGGGTGTGAGCTCGGCTTTAATCATGCCGGCTGTGACAGCTTTTATTGCGGATATCACAACATTGGAAACACGGCCTAAGGCACTGGGATATATGTCGGCTGCCATCAACACAGGGTTTATTATCGGGCCGGGTATCGGTGGTTTTTTGGCGGATTTTGGTACACGTACCCCTTTTTTCTTTGCCGGAGCCCTCGGTGCTGTCGCTGCAATACTGTCCATCATTTTCCTGAAGGAGCCGGATCGCTCCAATGAAGCCGCTGAAGAAGAGGTTCCAAAGCTTAAGACGAGCATTAAGCGCATGCTGGCTCCTATGTACTTTATTGCCTTCGCCTTGATCCTGATTGCCTCCTTCGGTTTATCGGCTTTTGAGTCCTTCTTCGCCCTTTTCGTCGATGGCAAGTTTTTCTTTACTCCCAAGGAAATTGCTTTTGTTATTACCGCAGGTGCTTTGCTGGGAGCTTTGATCCAGGTCCTGCTTTTTGAGCGGCTTGCCCGGCGCTGGGGTGAAATCAAGTTGATTCGCTATAGCCTGATTCTATCTGGGATCCTTATTTTCTTATTGACCGCTGTTCATTCCTATGTATGGATCCTGGTGGTAACGACTCTGGCCTTTATTGGCTTTGATCTGTTCCGGCCTGCGGTAACATCTTACCTCTCAAAAATTGCCGGGAATGAGCAGGGCTTTGTTGGGGGCATGAACTCTATGTTCACCAGCCTGGGGAATATTTTTGGTCCGATCATCGGGGGAATGCTGTTCGATGTAGACATTGATTATCCCTTTTATTTTTCTGTAGCAGTTATGATTCTTGGGGTGATCATTACTTTGTTCTGGAAAGAACCCAGCCGCATTCTTCAGCAGTGA
- a CDS encoding metalloenzyme, producing MHFVMIFLDGFGLGGDRDNPIMAAHTPYIDELLGGHYLWGQERRIESEQLILIPLDASLDVTGIPQSATGQTTLWTGVNGAKALGFHLNAYPNEKLAEIIKEKSIFKQLADQGKKVTFANTFTSHYDEMIASGKRRHTASTLSALAGGVPLRRIEDLLQGKGVYQDMTNEILRELEQEADIPLITSYEAGKNLGRLALDYDFTLYEFFQTDVRGHKQDWEKAVALIEQIDGFIGGFMSVVRHEDVTWLLTSDHGNIEDFRVKGHTQNPVPALGWSSKPLEWPQWERLEDVTPGIVRMILGTREL from the coding sequence ATGCATTTTGTGATGATATTTCTTGATGGATTTGGGTTAGGCGGAGACCGGGATAATCCTATTATGGCTGCCCATACCCCTTACATAGATGAATTGTTGGGAGGACATTATCTGTGGGGACAGGAGCGTCGGATAGAATCTGAGCAGCTAATCCTTATACCCTTGGATGCCTCCTTGGATGTGACCGGAATTCCTCAAAGTGCTACAGGTCAGACGACTTTGTGGACGGGGGTTAACGGTGCCAAGGCACTGGGCTTTCATCTGAATGCCTATCCCAATGAAAAACTGGCGGAGATTATAAAAGAAAAGTCTATCTTTAAACAGTTAGCAGATCAAGGTAAGAAGGTGACTTTTGCCAATACTTTTACCAGTCATTATGATGAGATGATAGCTTCCGGGAAGAGGAGGCATACTGCTTCTACCTTATCCGCCCTGGCTGGTGGGGTGCCTTTACGCCGGATCGAGGATCTATTGCAGGGAAAAGGGGTCTATCAGGATATGACCAATGAGATCCTCAGGGAGCTGGAACAAGAAGCAGATATACCGCTAATAACTTCTTATGAAGCAGGGAAAAACCTGGGCCGCCTGGCTTTGGACTATGATTTTACTCTGTATGAATTCTTCCAGACGGATGTGCGCGGCCATAAACAGGATTGGGAAAAAGCGGTGGCTTTAATTGAGCAGATTGATGGGTTTATCGGGGGTTTTATGTCTGTAGTTCGTCATGAGGATGTGACCTGGCTTTTAACCAGCGATCATGGGAATATTGAGGATTTTCGCGTTAAAGGCCATACTCAGAATCCGGTTCCTGCTCTGGGCTGGTCCAGCAAGCCGTTGGAATGGCCACAGTGGGAGCGGCTGGAGGATGTGACGCCGGGGATCGTGAGGATGATATTAGGAACGAGGGAATTGTAG